The Shewanella sp. MTB7 genome includes a window with the following:
- a CDS encoding uroporphyrinogen-III C-methyltransferase, with the protein MDNKELDENQQEPKNEVISKEKTLGSSTTEHVDESSTNRHSNKSSGVSWGFLFNLILILLLTFTTLGGGYYLHQELNRQTDQAQSLAQEVKFALAEPSKQISRLDQEQRQTEVRLIQELALLNVDQLRLNDRVAKLAQRNPNHWMAEEAKYLVRMAGSKLWLEKDPSTAASLLKAADQRIESMKDPALTPLRKALANDIAEVSIIKSTDIAGTILMLDSMIENLDQLPLNRADLINAANKVDNPDMTESIDDWQSNLAKSWQALIEDFIVVRKRTTDITPLLKPDELWYLVENIKNKLLQSQLALYRQDEVNYRQSLSLARKWIFQYFDLKNIQTQETLTALDALSTLEIQTPKIQQFASTPLLQQLVIHGNLMVSEEPSI; encoded by the coding sequence ATGGATAACAAAGAATTAGATGAGAATCAGCAAGAGCCCAAAAATGAGGTTATCTCTAAAGAGAAGACTCTAGGTTCAAGCACTACCGAGCATGTAGATGAATCATCAACCAATCGACATTCAAATAAAAGCTCAGGCGTATCTTGGGGTTTTTTATTCAATCTAATTTTAATCTTACTCTTAACTTTTACAACCTTAGGTGGGGGCTACTACCTGCATCAGGAGCTCAACAGACAAACTGACCAGGCCCAAAGCCTAGCTCAGGAGGTAAAGTTTGCCCTCGCAGAACCTTCAAAACAGATATCCAGACTCGACCAAGAGCAGCGTCAAACAGAAGTTAGACTCATACAAGAGTTAGCGCTCCTCAATGTAGATCAGCTAAGGCTCAATGATCGTGTGGCAAAGCTGGCACAGCGAAATCCTAATCATTGGATGGCAGAGGAAGCTAAATACCTCGTTAGAATGGCCGGGAGTAAGCTATGGCTAGAAAAAGATCCCAGCACGGCGGCGAGTTTGCTAAAAGCGGCAGATCAAAGAATAGAGTCAATGAAAGATCCAGCGCTTACGCCATTAAGAAAAGCCTTAGCCAATGATATTGCCGAAGTGTCTATCATTAAGAGTACCGATATAGCTGGTACTATACTTATGCTAGACAGCATGATTGAAAATCTAGATCAATTGCCATTAAATCGAGCTGATTTAATCAATGCTGCAAACAAGGTTGATAATCCCGACATGACGGAATCGATTGATGACTGGCAGAGTAATCTAGCTAAATCATGGCAAGCATTAATCGAAGACTTTATCGTTGTACGTAAAAGAACCACTGATATTACTCCACTGTTAAAACCTGATGAGCTGTGGTATTTAGTTGAAAATATCAAGAACAAGCTACTGCAATCTCAACTCGCACTCTATCGTCAAGATGAGGTGAACTACCGCCAGTCACTATCACTAGCAAGAAAGTGGATATTTCAATATTTCGATCTTAAGAACATTCAAACACAAGAGACATTAACCGCATTAGATGCCCTAAGTACCCTTGAGATCCAAACGCCAAAGATCCAACAATTTGCATCCACACCTCTGCTACAACAGTTGGTGATCCACGGTAACTTGATGGTATCTGAGGAGCCTTCAATATGA
- a CDS encoding uroporphyrinogen-III synthase — protein sequence MNILLTRPEGRNQSMIEILKQHGISYIVTPLLEVQATDKTQHQDAIAHFNQADIVIFISTNAVVFSSQAIALNTHTSTQFYAVGDATYQALQALGISAFKAPTDCQQTEGLLTLNTLQDLSSKKVVIVRGVGGRETLAETLTQRGGKVDYWETYQRTCPAIDKLIPYQWRDAKVDTIIITSGEILHSLNKLVPKELFAWLRACHIIVPSSRVKEQALAYGLNKVTNAKAANCKAMLFALGLSI from the coding sequence ATGAATATTTTACTGACACGGCCTGAAGGCCGCAATCAGTCAATGATTGAGATCCTGAAACAACACGGGATCTCATACATAGTTACGCCGCTGCTGGAAGTTCAAGCAACCGACAAAACACAACATCAAGATGCGATAGCGCATTTTAACCAAGCCGATATCGTCATCTTTATCAGCACAAATGCCGTCGTTTTTTCTTCACAAGCCATCGCGCTTAATACACACACTTCAACTCAATTTTATGCCGTAGGTGATGCCACATACCAAGCATTGCAAGCATTAGGGATCTCGGCATTCAAAGCACCAACAGATTGCCAACAAACCGAAGGCTTACTCACACTCAATACGCTACAGGACCTCTCCAGCAAAAAAGTGGTGATTGTCAGGGGAGTTGGCGGACGAGAAACACTAGCAGAAACATTGACCCAGCGTGGCGGTAAAGTGGATTACTGGGAGACATATCAAAGGACTTGCCCAGCAATTGACAAGCTAATTCCCTATCAGTGGCGAGATGCTAAAGTCGATACTATTATCATCACCAGTGGAGAGATTCTCCATAGTCTAAACAAACTTGTACCAAAAGAGTTATTTGCTTGGCTGCGTGCATGTCATATTATAGTTCCTAGCTCCCGTGTTAAGGAGCAAGCTTTAGCTTATGGACTCAACAAGGTTACCAACGCCAAAGCTGCAAATTGCAAGGCCATGCTTTTCGCTTTAGGCTTATCTATTTAG
- the hemC gene encoding hydroxymethylbilane synthase codes for MSLNVIRIATRKSPLALWQAEFVKAELEKFHQGLTVELLPMSTKGDILLDTPLAKVGGKGLFVKELEVAILENRADIAVHSMKDVPVDFPEGLGLEIICEREDPRDAFVSNNYKSISELPQGSVVGTSSLRRQCQIRAARPDLQIRDLRGNVGTRLGKLDAGTYDAIILAAAGLKRLKLEERIASFMSAEESLPANGQGAVGIECRINDERVKALLAPLEHAETRYRVIAERAMNTHLEGGCQVPIGAYAEIVGDTLTLRGLVGSPDGTQIIKSTKVGPKTDAKALGIALAEELLSQGAKTILDAVYIK; via the coding sequence ATGTCCCTAAACGTCATTCGAATCGCAACACGTAAAAGCCCTCTTGCTCTTTGGCAAGCTGAATTCGTTAAAGCCGAGCTGGAGAAATTTCACCAAGGTCTAACAGTAGAGCTTCTACCAATGAGTACTAAAGGTGACATTCTTCTTGATACGCCTTTAGCTAAAGTTGGCGGTAAAGGACTGTTTGTAAAAGAACTAGAAGTCGCAATACTCGAAAATAGAGCCGACATAGCAGTTCATTCAATGAAAGATGTCCCGGTCGACTTCCCTGAAGGGCTCGGTCTAGAAATCATTTGTGAACGTGAAGATCCACGAGATGCATTTGTATCTAATAACTATAAAAGTATTAGTGAGTTGCCACAAGGTTCCGTAGTGGGAACTTCCAGCCTACGTCGTCAGTGTCAGATCAGAGCTGCACGTCCGGATCTACAGATCCGCGATCTACGCGGCAATGTAGGAACCCGTTTAGGTAAATTAGATGCTGGCACATATGATGCGATCATCTTAGCTGCTGCAGGTTTGAAGCGTCTAAAACTAGAAGAGCGCATCGCAAGTTTTATGTCAGCTGAAGAGTCCTTACCTGCAAATGGTCAAGGTGCTGTTGGTATTGAGTGCCGTATCAATGATGAACGAGTAAAAGCGCTTTTGGCACCACTTGAACATGCAGAAACTCGCTACCGTGTTATCGCAGAACGCGCCATGAATACTCACTTAGAAGGTGGTTGTCAGGTGCCTATTGGTGCCTACGCCGAGATCGTTGGCGATACTTTAACCCTTCGCGGCTTGGTCGGTAGCCCAGATGGAACTCAAATTATTAAGTCAACTAAAGTGGGACCTAAAACGGATGCTAAAGCATTGGGTATTGCGCTCGCTGAAGAACTGCTCAGTCAAGGCGCGAAAACCATTCTTGATGCCGTTTACATTAAGTAA
- a CDS encoding class I adenylate cyclase encodes MVIGQGHFVETAQRLNRIRLARALAILSPLKRDLLRLIPLLFHYHRLDYPGYNGPLTPSGIFNYEPDDNELSACNTLGLAKPNLHVVNHPAIEGIYSMGSMASFGQNPKSDVDVWLVHDRLLSKNECQLLEGKSQLLSAWFNKYGLEVNIYLVHPEQFDKDTGSEDTFQSAIGLEHSGSAQHWLLLEEFYRSQICFAGKRVAWWPNAERSDDLLFLGDVSQIPASEYFGASLWQLYKGLDKPHKALLKVLLLEAYASQYPKTCLVTDQVWQRTVEGDFSAANDAYFLLYESIETYLLKQGDLRRLEIVRRCFYLKCGLRLTDENQAKDWRYHKLVTLVEDWGWSNSLLQTLDHCEEWHCGQLQWFNEQLNELMLGSYQTLLQFASTHKLSKSLKLSELGLLTRKLHTYFSSDVQQIISLNKLWSDSISETDLTIIFSKNDEEYCLYRCKPEPKNFIGERAVYRSKSKAKLVAWASLNGVSSDITTWYEFSKSKRKSTSLTTASKRLVTFFEGAKLKVSKMDFCQPWRYKKLVFLLNFNHDPTAEWRGQEIMVDYMNASIFSLGRSQRNMLESIDVICLNSWGEWHCHHYEGEFGILDSLTFITSGIRRGAGNIAIEVISCSVKLKSQFERTVSNLMQRAVRLSLQVSSSTTLVYPLKVSGAEYGLFFNSKGMVYQNLKDTKALFQQLTKKKLIELPRPDLGNEPFSKIPEVIQDFAARGAVQYFLRQNGKELDVFILNESNELDHYQQSDIDIDELVSKVSHHHAFEEFEMSQQRFNLPQFFRLIRVDGRLRALPFGMSVDDIDFDF; translated from the coding sequence ATGGTTATTGGACAAGGTCATTTTGTTGAAACCGCCCAGAGATTGAATCGGATCCGGCTGGCCCGCGCGCTTGCCATTCTGTCACCATTAAAGCGTGATCTATTACGCTTAATTCCACTGCTTTTTCATTATCATAGACTTGACTATCCTGGTTACAATGGACCGCTAACGCCCTCTGGTATATTTAATTATGAGCCCGATGATAATGAGTTATCTGCCTGCAATACATTAGGGTTAGCCAAACCTAACCTTCATGTTGTTAATCATCCTGCTATAGAGGGTATTTATAGCATGGGAAGTATGGCAAGTTTTGGTCAAAACCCCAAAAGCGACGTGGATGTCTGGTTAGTGCATGATCGCTTACTCAGTAAAAATGAGTGTCAGTTGTTAGAGGGAAAGTCTCAATTATTAAGTGCTTGGTTTAATAAATATGGGCTTGAAGTTAATATCTACTTGGTTCATCCCGAGCAATTTGACAAAGATACTGGCTCAGAAGATACCTTTCAAAGTGCCATAGGATTAGAGCATAGCGGTAGCGCCCAACATTGGCTTTTGTTGGAAGAGTTTTATCGGAGCCAGATCTGTTTTGCTGGAAAGAGGGTTGCGTGGTGGCCAAATGCTGAACGTTCAGATGATCTTCTTTTTTTAGGGGATGTGAGCCAAATCCCTGCAAGTGAATATTTTGGTGCCTCGCTTTGGCAGCTATACAAGGGATTAGATAAGCCCCATAAAGCGTTACTAAAAGTTTTGCTTTTAGAGGCTTACGCAAGCCAATACCCTAAAACGTGTCTGGTTACCGATCAGGTGTGGCAGCGAACAGTTGAAGGTGATTTTTCTGCTGCTAATGATGCTTATTTTCTGTTGTATGAATCAATTGAAACTTATCTGCTAAAGCAAGGCGATCTACGTCGGCTTGAGATTGTTAGGCGTTGTTTTTATTTGAAGTGTGGTTTACGTTTAACGGATGAAAATCAGGCAAAAGATTGGCGTTATCATAAACTTGTTACTTTAGTTGAAGATTGGGGCTGGTCGAATAGCTTGCTGCAAACACTCGATCATTGTGAGGAGTGGCATTGTGGGCAACTGCAATGGTTTAATGAGCAGCTAAATGAACTTATGCTGGGTAGTTATCAAACATTACTCCAGTTTGCCTCGACACATAAGTTAAGTAAGAGTTTGAAGTTGTCGGAATTAGGCTTGCTAACCCGTAAACTTCACACCTATTTTAGCTCAGATGTGCAACAGATTATCAGTCTGAATAAGCTATGGAGTGACTCTATCAGTGAAACGGATTTGACGATTATTTTTAGCAAGAATGATGAGGAGTATTGTCTTTATCGGTGTAAACCCGAGCCAAAAAATTTTATAGGAGAAAGGGCTGTATATCGTTCAAAAAGTAAAGCTAAGTTAGTAGCTTGGGCTAGTTTGAATGGGGTTTCCAGTGACATTACTACCTGGTATGAGTTTAGTAAAAGTAAACGTAAATCCACGAGTTTAACGACGGCTTCAAAACGATTAGTGACCTTCTTTGAAGGCGCTAAACTGAAAGTCTCTAAAATGGATTTCTGTCAGCCTTGGCGTTACAAAAAATTGGTTTTCTTACTTAACTTTAATCATGATCCTACTGCAGAATGGCGGGGGCAAGAGATCATGGTGGATTATATGAATGCTAGTATTTTTTCGCTGGGGCGATCTCAAAGAAACATGTTGGAATCAATTGATGTCATTTGCTTAAACTCATGGGGTGAGTGGCATTGTCATCATTATGAGGGGGAGTTTGGTATATTGGACTCGCTCACTTTTATTACTTCAGGAATTAGAAGAGGCGCGGGTAATATTGCCATTGAAGTGATCAGTTGTTCTGTAAAGTTAAAGTCTCAATTTGAACGGACTGTGAGCAATTTAATGCAGCGAGCCGTTCGTTTAAGTTTACAAGTGTCCAGTTCTACGACTTTAGTGTATCCATTGAAAGTAAGTGGAGCTGAGTACGGGTTATTTTTTAACAGTAAAGGGATGGTGTATCAGAACCTTAAAGATACTAAAGCTCTATTTCAACAACTGACTAAGAAGAAACTAATAGAGCTTCCTCGGCCAGATTTAGGCAATGAACCTTTTAGTAAAATTCCAGAGGTTATCCAAGATTTTGCTGCCCGTGGAGCCGTGCAGTATTTCTTAAGGCAAAATGGCAAAGAGTTGGATGTGTTTATTTTAAATGAAAGTAATGAGTTGGATCATTATCAACAGTCTGATATCGATATTGATGAGCTGGTGAGTAAAGTGAGCCATCATCATGCATTTGAAGAGTTTGAAATGTCACAACAGAGATTTAATTTACCACAGTTTTTTCGTTTGATCCGGGTTGATGGCCGCTTAAGGGCGTTACCCTTTGGTATGTCAGTAGATGATATTGATTTTGATTTTTAA
- a CDS encoding MFS transporter, translating to MTKLHSSNNTKTGASVKITLATLIAIYSLAMVTSLPGLAISPILDDLQKAFPKVSEFELQMLESLPSLIIIPFILLSGKLSLHTPIRKLVIWGLIIFTFSSIIYLLPIGINLMLINSALLGVGAGMIIPFTTGLIAHYFSGSKRTQQLGIISGISNLSLVLATAIAGYLANIEWHLSFLVYSISIVSLILTSRMAKTNRTKKEGSNTLINSNKTFSLNTIKTDWPISLMIFYFVITIIVLSIPMNLSLFMAHYKIGSNVYSGVLLSLFFLSVMLPGFFINKLISGIKDKNNLIWIGIIILGTICVMVHSMWSIVVGVILIGLGYGVIQPLIYDRTSENASISRVTFHLSLVMAMNYLAIILYPFIQNVMQKIASDDVMIPMYMSLILGISYWIYYLWKVMHKN from the coding sequence ATGACAAAACTACACTCATCAAATAACACCAAAACAGGGGCTAGTGTAAAAATAACACTGGCTACACTTATCGCTATCTACTCTTTGGCAATGGTAACATCTTTACCAGGACTAGCGATATCTCCTATTTTAGACGATTTACAAAAAGCATTTCCTAAAGTATCTGAGTTTGAACTACAAATGCTGGAATCACTACCCTCTTTAATAATAATACCATTCATTTTACTATCTGGTAAACTCTCACTACACACCCCAATACGTAAACTAGTTATCTGGGGTTTAATCATATTTACATTCAGTTCCATAATTTACCTTTTACCAATTGGCATTAACTTGATGCTCATTAACTCTGCACTACTTGGCGTTGGAGCAGGAATGATTATCCCATTCACTACTGGACTCATTGCTCATTACTTTAGTGGTTCAAAACGTACACAACAACTAGGAATTATCTCTGGGATATCAAATTTATCATTGGTTTTAGCAACTGCAATAGCTGGGTATCTTGCTAATATAGAGTGGCATTTATCATTTTTAGTATACTCTATTTCTATTGTTTCTCTTATTTTAACATCTCGAATGGCTAAAACGAATAGAACAAAAAAGGAAGGAAGTAATACACTTATAAATTCTAATAAAACATTCTCTTTAAACACGATAAAAACAGATTGGCCTATATCGTTAATGATATTTTACTTTGTAATTACAATTATCGTCTTGTCTATACCTATGAATCTATCGTTATTCATGGCACATTATAAGATTGGTTCAAATGTCTATAGTGGAGTTTTACTATCACTATTTTTCCTTTCTGTTATGTTACCTGGATTTTTTATCAATAAATTAATCAGTGGGATTAAAGATAAAAACAACCTAATATGGATAGGTATCATTATATTGGGAACAATATGTGTAATGGTTCACTCAATGTGGAGCATTGTTGTAGGAGTTATTCTGATAGGATTAGGCTATGGGGTAATACAACCTTTAATATATGATAGAACATCCGAAAATGCTAGTATATCGAGAGTGACATTTCACCTATCATTGGTTATGGCTATGAATTATTTAGCTATAATACTCTATCCTTTTATTCAGAATGTCATGCAGAAAATAGCAAGTGATGACGTTATGATACCTATGTATATGAGCCTAATTTTAGGGATTAGCTATTGGATATATTACCTCTGGAAAGTCATGCATAAAAATTGA
- the cyaY gene encoding iron donor protein CyaY produces the protein MAMTDTEFHQLADDMFQAIDNAIEVAIDEQDADIDIDASGNVLQITFEDGSKIVINKQEPLHQIWVATKFGGYHFSFIDDKWIDERNDGEFMPFILDSFLRQGGIKISL, from the coding sequence ATGGCAATGACAGACACAGAGTTTCATCAGTTAGCCGATGATATGTTTCAGGCGATAGACAATGCCATTGAAGTCGCAATCGATGAACAAGATGCCGATATCGATATCGACGCTTCGGGCAATGTACTGCAGATCACATTTGAAGACGGCTCTAAAATCGTCATCAATAAACAGGAGCCTTTACATCAAATTTGGGTTGCCACAAAGTTTGGGGGATACCACTTTTCTTTTATAGATGATAAATGGATAGATGAACGAAATGACGGAGAATTTATGCCGTTTATTTTGGACTCATTTCTACGCCAAGGTGGAATAAAGATTTCACTTTAG
- the lptM gene encoding LPS translocon maturation chaperone LptM, giving the protein MLRKMKLYSLVLLVGFFITACGQKGPLYKSPDKQDNQKQKVEQPKKQSIKE; this is encoded by the coding sequence ATGTTGAGAAAAATGAAACTGTATTCACTGGTATTGTTAGTTGGCTTTTTTATCACTGCTTGTGGTCAAAAAGGGCCTTTGTATAAATCGCCAGACAAACAAGATAACCAAAAGCAAAAAGTAGAACAGCCAAAGAAACAAAGCATTAAGGAATAA
- the lysA gene encoding diaminopimelate decarboxylase — MDHFLYKNGELLAENCQVAELARTYGTPLYIYSRATLERHWHAFDRAVANHPHLICYAVKANSNLAVLNVLARLGSGFDIVSGGELSRVIKAGGDPKKVVFSGVGKTVDEMEMALNLGIHCFNVESAAELEQLNLVALRLDKIAPVSLRINPDVDAGTHPYISTGLKENKFGIAMEDAELIFVRAHELLGLQVKGVDCHIGSQLTEIKPFLDAMDRMLALIDRLAELGILIEHFDVGGGLGVTYDDETPPQPDAYASALLARLGDRKLTLIFEPGRAIAANAGIFVTQVLYLKGNSDKHFALVDGAMNDLIRPSLYSAWQKIIPVVSRQGESLNYDIVGPVCETGDFLGKDRELCLEPGDYLAVRSSGAYGFTMSSNYNSRPRSAEVMVDGEQAHLIRKREKLSQLWQGEQLLP; from the coding sequence TTGGATCATTTTCTCTATAAAAATGGTGAGTTGCTAGCTGAGAATTGTCAGGTTGCAGAGCTTGCCCGCACTTACGGTACTCCTCTTTACATCTATTCTCGTGCGACATTAGAGCGACATTGGCATGCTTTCGATCGTGCGGTTGCTAATCATCCCCATCTGATTTGTTACGCTGTTAAGGCTAATTCAAATTTGGCAGTACTCAATGTACTGGCGCGTTTAGGCAGTGGTTTCGATATCGTTTCCGGTGGCGAGCTTTCTCGTGTGATAAAAGCGGGGGGCGATCCTAAGAAAGTCGTTTTTTCTGGCGTCGGCAAAACCGTTGACGAAATGGAGATGGCACTTAATCTGGGGATCCACTGTTTTAATGTAGAATCAGCAGCTGAACTCGAACAATTGAATTTGGTTGCACTCAGGCTCGATAAAATTGCGCCAGTGTCATTACGAATTAATCCCGATGTTGATGCGGGAACCCATCCTTATATTTCAACGGGGTTGAAAGAGAACAAGTTTGGTATCGCGATGGAAGATGCCGAGTTGATATTTGTGCGGGCCCATGAGCTACTAGGTTTGCAGGTGAAAGGCGTAGATTGTCATATTGGTTCTCAGTTAACGGAGATAAAGCCTTTTCTCGATGCCATGGATCGTATGTTGGCGCTTATCGATCGTCTTGCTGAACTTGGTATTTTAATTGAACATTTCGACGTTGGTGGCGGGCTCGGAGTGACTTACGATGATGAGACTCCACCTCAGCCAGATGCTTATGCCAGTGCTTTACTCGCACGTTTAGGTGATAGAAAACTAACATTGATTTTCGAGCCTGGTCGTGCGATTGCGGCTAACGCCGGTATTTTTGTTACTCAGGTACTGTATCTTAAAGGCAATAGCGATAAGCATTTTGCACTGGTTGATGGTGCGATGAATGATCTTATTCGTCCTTCTCTATATAGCGCTTGGCAGAAGATTATTCCTGTGGTGTCGCGTCAGGGAGAAAGCCTAAATTATGATATTGTCGGTCCAGTCTGTGAGACGGGTGACTTTCTTGGGAAAGACAGAGAGTTATGTCTTGAACCTGGAGATTATCTTGCGGTTCGCTCTTCAGGTGCCTATGGTTTTACCATGTCTTCAAATTACAATTCTCGTCCAAGATCTGCTGAAGTTATGGTTGATGGAGAGCAAGCTCACTTAATTCGTAAACGAGAAAAATTGTCACAACTCTGGCAAGGTGAGCAGTTACTGCCGTAG
- the dapF gene encoding diaminopimelate epimerase, with product MIHFAKMHGLGNDFMVVDGVTQNVFFSPEQIKRLANRNFGIGFDQLLLVEPPYDPELDFHYRIFNADGGEVEQCGNGARCFARFVRNKGLTNKHKIKVSTSSGKITLRLERDGNVTVNMGTPVLEPNKIPFQAKKVEKTYLLQASSPEVPMETFLCGAISMGNPHCVLEVDDIDNAEVERIGSLLTQNERFPKGVNVGFMQIIDAGHIKLRVYERGAGETLACGTGACAAAAIGQLQGKLNKQVHVDLPGGTLTINWDGEGSPLWMTGPAEHVYDGQIAQ from the coding sequence TTGATCCATTTCGCTAAAATGCACGGGTTAGGCAATGACTTTATGGTCGTCGATGGGGTGACACAAAATGTGTTCTTTTCCCCTGAGCAGATCAAGCGTTTGGCTAACCGAAATTTTGGGATAGGTTTCGATCAATTGTTGTTGGTGGAACCTCCTTACGATCCCGAACTTGACTTCCATTACCGTATCTTTAATGCCGATGGCGGAGAAGTTGAACAATGTGGCAATGGTGCTCGTTGTTTTGCCAGGTTTGTTCGAAACAAGGGCTTGACCAATAAGCATAAAATAAAAGTCAGTACTTCCAGTGGCAAAATCACTTTGCGTTTAGAGCGAGATGGAAATGTCACGGTTAACATGGGAACACCTGTGTTGGAACCGAACAAGATCCCTTTTCAGGCTAAAAAGGTTGAGAAAACTTACTTGCTGCAAGCGAGTAGTCCAGAGGTGCCGATGGAAACATTCCTTTGTGGCGCCATCTCTATGGGCAATCCTCATTGTGTGCTAGAAGTTGATGATATTGATAATGCTGAAGTTGAGCGTATTGGTTCATTGCTAACTCAAAATGAACGTTTTCCCAAAGGCGTCAATGTTGGCTTTATGCAGATCATTGATGCCGGACATATCAAACTAAGGGTATATGAGCGTGGAGCCGGGGAAACGCTTGCGTGCGGTACTGGTGCCTGTGCTGCTGCGGCTATAGGTCAGTTACAAGGGAAGTTAAATAAACAAGTTCACGTCGATCTTCCTGGTGGTACACTGACAATAAATTGGGATGGGGAGGGGAGTCCTTTGTGGATGACCGGACCTGCTGAACACGTATATGATGGACAGATAGCGCAATGA
- a CDS encoding DUF484 family protein — MTDVSKEKKTAPFDEILIREFLLDNPDFFNRYPELLLAMRIPHTERGTISLVERKQEMYRNRVQQLEEEITSLLGIASRNEMIYMFNTSLSLKLLQCEDLGELRQELSEGLKTQFQFSQVRLITVHDIDSELSQIWSKRLSQGYYFGRLTIGESKRLFGSEVGSVALSRLSEECGQVIFAIASQDSMHFHPEMDNLLLDQLKQLLDHLLPKL, encoded by the coding sequence ATGACCGACGTTTCAAAAGAGAAGAAAACCGCCCCATTCGATGAGATACTCATTCGTGAGTTTCTGCTAGATAATCCAGATTTTTTTAATCGTTACCCTGAGCTTTTATTGGCGATGCGTATTCCTCATACCGAGCGTGGAACCATCTCTTTGGTGGAGCGTAAGCAAGAGATGTATCGCAATAGAGTGCAGCAGCTTGAGGAGGAGATCACCTCTTTATTGGGCATCGCGTCGCGTAATGAGATGATCTATATGTTCAATACGTCTCTGTCGCTTAAATTGCTGCAGTGTGAAGATCTCGGCGAGCTCAGGCAAGAGCTATCGGAAGGATTGAAAACCCAATTCCAATTTAGTCAAGTTCGTTTGATCACCGTCCATGATATCGATAGTGAGCTATCTCAAATATGGAGTAAGCGTCTGAGCCAAGGGTATTACTTTGGACGTCTTACGATTGGAGAATCTAAACGATTATTTGGCAGTGAAGTCGGTTCAGTGGCATTGTCACGGCTGTCAGAGGAGTGTGGTCAAGTGATTTTTGCTATCGCAAGCCAAGACTCTATGCATTTCCATCCAGAGATGGATAACCTACTATTGGATCAACTAAAACAACTTTTGGATCATCTGTTACCTAAACTTTAA
- the xerC gene encoding tyrosine recombinase XerC produces the protein MDVNWFQHFERYLSGERRLSKHTVRNYLFELNRVDRLLDDSTTWKNLSREQLQSVLSKLHRKGLSPRSLSLTLSATKQFCEFLVREGVIQANPAISLSAPKQHKPLPKNMDLDSVTHLLEIEGDDPLSLRDKAIMELFYSSGLRLAELAALDINDIEFSERLVKVMGKGSKERIIPIGKVAISAIETWLACRQVITCDSDALFVTNKGARLAHRSIQARLTKWGQQQALNMRVHPHKLRHSFATHMLESSADLRAVQELLGHANLSTTQIYTSLDFQHLAKVYDGAHPRATRAKKDKSE, from the coding sequence ATGGACGTTAACTGGTTCCAACACTTCGAGCGTTATCTCAGTGGTGAGCGTCGGCTATCGAAACATACTGTTCGCAACTACCTTTTTGAACTAAACCGAGTCGATCGGCTGCTGGATGATTCAACAACATGGAAAAACCTTTCCCGAGAGCAACTGCAAAGCGTCCTAAGTAAATTACATCGAAAGGGGCTCAGCCCACGTTCACTCTCATTAACCTTATCTGCCACTAAGCAATTTTGCGAATTTCTAGTTCGCGAAGGCGTGATTCAAGCAAATCCTGCTATTAGTCTAAGTGCGCCTAAGCAACATAAACCTTTGCCTAAGAACATGGATCTGGATTCTGTGACGCATCTGCTAGAGATTGAGGGGGATGATCCCTTGAGTCTACGGGATAAGGCTATCATGGAGTTATTCTATTCATCCGGATTACGATTAGCAGAATTAGCAGCGTTAGATATTAATGATATCGAATTTTCAGAGCGTCTGGTAAAGGTGATGGGTAAGGGCAGCAAGGAGCGCATTATACCCATAGGAAAAGTGGCTATAAGCGCAATTGAAACTTGGCTAGCGTGTCGACAGGTAATTACCTGTGACAGTGATGCACTGTTCGTGACCAATAAAGGTGCTCGCCTGGCCCATAGAAGTATTCAGGCTCGTTTGACCAAATGGGGGCAGCAGCAAGCGTTGAATATGCGGGTTCATCCCCATAAGTTACGCCACTCTTTTGCGACTCATATGTTGGAGTCCAGTGCAGATCTACGTGCGGTGCAAGAGTTACTTGGCCATGCAAACCTGTCAACGACTCAGATATACACCAGCTTGGATTTTCAGCATTTGGCTAAAGTGTATGATGGTGCTCATCCGAGGGCGACACGAGCGAAAAAGGATAAGAGTGAATGA